From a single Micromonas commoda chromosome 5, complete sequence genomic region:
- a CDS encoding predicted protein yields the protein LVTVVEPETNRTLLCMLRRRFKLGDGQERCLCLPLDHPIDVLRGEGLDETEDLSDIGDDELAAILPDMSMELAKKGMLLQRSAFCMTVRGAVRFNETDTLVMDTGGDEESEGVEVATFQSGGSKYLVYAPMNPVLLVTKEDPGTGEHTVMFDEEMDDDVLEENMAAVEEE from the coding sequence CTCGTCACCGTGGTCGAGCCCGAGACCAACCGCACGTTGCTTTGCATGCTACGACGCCGATTCAAGCTAGGGGACGGTCAGGAGCGATGCCTGTGCCTGCCCCTGGACCACCCCATCGACGTGCTGCGAGGCGAGGGCCTCGACGAGACGGAGGACCTCTCCGacatcggcgacgacgagctcgccgccataTTACCCGACATGTCGATGGAGCTCGCTAAGAAGGGGATGCTGCTCCAACGCAGTGCGTTCTGCATGaccgtgcgcggcgccgtgcggTTCAACGAGACCGACACGCTGGTCATGGACACCGGCGGGGACGAAGAatccgagggcgtcgaggttgcCACGTTCCAATCGGGAGGCAGCAAGTACCTCGTCTACGCCCCGATGAACCCGGTGCTCCTGGTCACCAAGGAGGACCCGGGCACGGGGGAGCACACGGTGATgttcgacgaggagatggacgacgacgtgctcgaggagaacatggccgccgtcgaggaggag
- a CDS encoding predicted protein: MRPIPKNTKKPLDASMPTSQRDDRDPPSPPAAAMSADGVITGRRPYRFLDETSAWNGAVRLSAFVVLPLLCLVGGILMISYETGWANHEDRDSRDMAWDYRVTAPGSNNFHGAYFRRAHWNTFRAIEAPATVYTEVVLAAVDRPTMLALHPTGACERTVQVACLATKPAHRAASAGPLNLGTDDGSWAVGDGRVLTRSSGVTSLAAVNTPEPAAYATHAELASFYLTRYAELHEMRQRVCVNCNAAPLVCAADATGKSCSWDSTQWAQWAQNSFTQLGTTKTCETSVNVCEQVEAAIELAAKDEDVAGRIAARVVTGSWTADNVHTKHLASASAPTVQFVTADPSTNKLVAGDTPVAWTPLTDTSTCGACGYVDPATALTFAKATAAANGGAAVKGYLVPPDADGKYRGLRGGVAIGGVYADLQATHEIGDEWHTRRGFVPAFYEAGFWPWEPQCDGTSSNVTVAIDPATYVPNFPAFDARGAQTPFVNVTALGTFSVVEAYESACDFDGAGVGAAAAAVTCRVAALSGVDVAVAYTPVAGEDLGAWRLVSVAASYGGNGGENDVFVGTEAAAVAKFTGGVTRSVRVTLRDAGAPETSSFPPLGTPGKIYAAMAFFLAALFTAPIHPYLMSSYVKYNVAVNEGKPPPGWQAMRRFRGW; the protein is encoded by the coding sequence ATGAGGCCGATCCCAAAAAACACCAAAAAGCCGTTGGACGCATCGATGCCGACATCACAACGAGACGACCGGGacccgccttcgcctccagCCGCAGCGatgagcgccgacggcgtcatcaCCGGCCGCAGGCCCTACCGGTTCCTCGACGAGACGTCCGCGTGGAACGGCGCCGTGCGACTctccgcgttcgtcgtcctcccgcTCCTGTGCCTCGTGGGCGGCATCCTCATGATCTCCTACGAGACGGGGTGGGCCAACCACGAGGACAGGGACTCGCGAGACATGGCGTGGGACTaccgcgtcaccgcgccgggaTCCAACAACTTCCACGGCGCGTACTTCCGCAGGGCGCACTGGAACACGTTCAGGGCCATCGAggcccccgcgacggtgtACACCGAGgtggtgctcgccgccgtggaccgACCGACGATGCTGGCGCTCCATCccaccggcgcgtgcgaACGAACCGTGCAGGTGGCGTGCCTCGCGACCAAACCCGCGCACcgagccgcctccgccgggcCCCTCAACCTCGGCACAGACGACGGGTCGTGGGCGGtgggcgacggacgcgtcctcACGCGGTCCTCTGGGGtcacctccctcgccgccgttaATACCCCGGAACCGGCAGCGTACGCCACACACGCCGAACTCGCCTCGTTCTACTTGACGAGGTACGCCGAACTTCACGAGATGCGTCAGCGCGTGTGCGTTAACTGTAACGCCGCCCCGCTGgtgtgcgccgccgacgccaccggcaAGTCGTGCTCGTGGGATTCGACGCAGTGGGCGCAGTGGGCGCAAAACTCGTTTACTCAGCTCGGAACAACGAAGACGTGCGAGACGTCGGTGAACGTGTGCGAGCAGGTTGAAGCCGcgatcgagctcgcggcgaaagacgaagacgtcgccggtcgcatcgccgcgcgcgtcgtcaccggctcGTGGACCGCCGATAACGTCCACACCAAAcacctcgcgagcgcgtcggcgccgacggttcaattcgtcaccgccgaccCCTCGACGAacaagctcgtcgccggcgataCCCCCGTCGCGTGGACGCCGCTCACGGACACGTCCAcgtgcggcgcgtgcggctacgtcgatccggcgacggcgctgacgttcgccaaggcgaccgccgcggcgaacgggggTGCCGCGGTGAAGGGGTACCTCGTGCCGCCGGATGCGGACGGAAAGTACCGGGGGttgcgaggcggcgtcgcgatcggcggcgtcTACGCGGACCTTCAGGCGACGCACGAGATTGGCGACGAGTGGCACACGCGCCGGGGGTTCGTGCCCGCGTTTTATGAAGCCGGGTTCTGGCCGTGGGAGCCGCAGTGCGACGGCACGAGCTCcaacgtcaccgtcgcgatTGACCCCGCCACGTACGTGCCAAACTTTCCGGCGTttgacgctcgcggcgcgcagaCGCCCTTCGTcaacgtcaccgcgctcgggaCCTTttccgtcgtcgaggcgtaCGAGAGCGCGTGCGACTTTGACGGTGccggggtgggcgcggcggcggcggcggtgacgtgccgcgtcgccgcgctctcggGTGTCGACGTGGCCGTCGCGTACACGCCGGTGGCGGGCGAGGACCTCGGGGCTTGGCGCTTGGTCTCCGTGGCGGCGTCCTACGGCGGAAACGGGGGCGAAAACGACGTGTTCGTCGgcaccgaggcggcggcggtggcgaagtTCACGGGCGGGGTCACCAGGTCGGTGCGGGTGACGCTTCGGGACGCGGGAGCTCCGGAAACTTCGAGCTTTCCGCCGCTCGGGACGCCCGGTAAGATttacgcggcgatggcgtttTTTCTCGCCGCGCTGTTCACCGCGCCGATACACCCGTACCTGATGAGCTCGTACGTTAAATACAACGTGGCGGTGAACGAggggaagccgccgccggggtggcAGGCCATGCGACGCTTCCGGGGCTGGTGA
- a CDS encoding predicted protein yields MHSSSVRKNTKKKWGVVNGRSCPILPDVSLERNNEPILPATRNLSHVRVLHCVRRGATARSRRPPASLIMGVPKTKWSPEEEEALRKGVKKYGAGKWRFIQKDPVLGKILNQRSNVDLKDKWRNMYPGHSTADPNPDSVRSRPANTRVDAKISSPLGSHPSCPFGDESFWFFFTLASRTDSSARPASPSQDDDDRKSGSRSRGKSGGGGGRAASDSGGSHHRRGGSAKDHPAKRAGGSGKDNKDHKDHKDHKRRRHEKTAGDANGTHGTHGTHGAKGSEQGSEPYLFLVNGQYRTAEEVTRDAARAVREAERAAAAAEEAAEEAELCEREAWEAERLANELLEEAERQKRASDAAAAATKMGPAAAAAGASTIFAV; encoded by the exons ATGCACAGTAGCTCAGTCAGGAAAAATACGAAAAAGAAATGGGGAGTAGTAAACGGTCGTTCGTGCCCGATCCTACCCGACGTTTCGTTGGAAAGGAACAACGAGCCAATTTTGCCAGCTACGAGGAACCTCTCCCACGTCCGGGTCCTCCACTGTgtgaggcgcggcgcgaccgccagatcccgtcgcccgcccgcTTCGTTGATCATGGGCGTCCCCAAGACCAAG TGGtccccggaggaggaggaggcgctccgcAAGGGCGTGAAGAAGTACGGCGCCGGCAAGTGGCGCTTCATCCAAAAGGATCCGGTGCTCGGCAAGATCCTGAACCAGCGATCCAACGTGGACCTCaag GACAAGTGGAGAAACATGTATCCCGGCCACAGCACCGCGGATCCCAACCCCGACTCGGTGAGATCGCGACCCGCCAacacccgcgtcgacgcgaagaTTTCATCTCCCCTCGGAAGCCATCCATCCTGTCCCTTTGGCGATGAGAGTTTTTGGTTTTTTTtcaccctcgcctcgcgcacTGACTCGTCCGCCCGTCCCGCCTCTCCCTcccaggacgacgacgaccgcaaGTCCGGCAGCAGGTCCCGCGGcaagagcggcggcggcggcggccgcgcggcgtccgacaGCGGCGGCTCCCACCAcaggcgcggcggatcggCGAAGGATCACCCCGCGAAGCGAGCCGGCGGATCGGGCAAGGATAACAAGGACCACAAGGACCACAAGGACCACAAGCGCAGGAGGCACGAGAagaccgcgggcgacgccaacgGCACCCACGGCACCCACGGCACCCACGGCGCGAAGGGCTCGGAACAGGGCTCGGAACCGTACCTGTTTTTGGTGAATGGGCAGTACaggacggcggaggaggtgacgcgcgacgcggcgagggcggttcgcgaggcggagagggccgccgccgccgcggaggaggctgcggaggaggctgagctgtgcgagcgcgaggcttgGGAGGCGGAGAGGCTGGCGAAcgagctgctggaggaggcggagaggcagaagcgcgcgagcgacgcggcggcggcggcgacgaagatgggccccgccgctgccgcggctggcgcgagCACCATCTTCGCCGTCTGA
- a CDS encoding predicted protein produces MSGLLSLIRRCPARHATFTSNATRAWTRTMAGPNTKHYDVSDGPMAQLLRIVRDGEGMTVSQLYERATSDGVGVHSRRHMKGLLQWMKKIGRVRTEPARNAQGKIVRGKNHSFHLTEVGETHIAKIDEAAGR; encoded by the exons atgTCGGGGCTGTTGTCGCTCATCAGGAG gtGCCCCGCGAGGCATGCGACGTTCACGAgcaacgcgacgcgcgcctggACCCGAACGATGGCCGGGCCCAACACGAAGCACTACGACGTTAGCGACGGACCGATGGCGCAGCTCCTGCGCATCGTCCGTGACGGGGAGGGGATGACGGTCTCGCAGCTgtacgagcgcgcgacgtcggacGGCGTGGGGGTGCACAGCAGGCGGCACATGAAGGGACTGCTGCAGTGGATGAAGAAGATCGGGAGGGTGCGAACGGAgcccgcgaggaacgcgcagGGGAAGATCGTAAGAGGAAAGAACCACTCGTTTCACCTCACCGAGGTTGGCGAGACTCACATAGCAAAGAtagacgaggcggcgggccgCTGA